From the genome of Phycisphaerae bacterium:
GCAGAGTTTTCGAGAAAAAAGATGTAGACGATTTTTCAGCGGTAGCTGTACTGACAGAGTTCGGGGCGAGAAAATTACTGGCAACGAAAAACACCATCGGGCAATCCATTAAAATAGGCGGAGATTCGTTCGAAGTGGTCGGAATAATTAAAACCGAATCCGGCCAGGCCGGCAATATCCAGATACCCGACCAGCAGGTAGATGCCTATATCCCTTTGAGCACTGTACGCAAATACTACGGTGATTTATTTTTTCAAAGATCATCGGGCAGCAGAAGTCTGGAACTGGTCGAACTGCACCAGATTATCGTACAGGTTAACAGCACGGAAAATGTAGAATCTACTGCGGCAGGAATCGAACGAATGCTGCAGAACCTCCATAAGAAAAAAGATTATACCATAAGCGTACCCCTGGCTCTATTAAAAGAGGCAGAGGCGACTAAACAAAGATTTAATATCGTGCTCGGTTCAATCGCAAGCATAAGTCTGCTTGTCGGCGGCATCGGCATTATGAATATTATGCTCGCTTCGGTTACGGAAAGAACTCGTGAAATCGGAATTCGGCGAGCTATAGGAGCCAAAAGACGGCAAATTATCATTCAATTTCTTATCGAGACCGTTGTGCTTTCAACTATCGGAGGAATTGTAGGGCTTATTATGGGAATTATCATTCCTGTTATCATTACTTACTTTGCCGGAATGCCTACCGTTATAACACTTCAAAGCATTCTCCTGCCGCTTTTTATCAGCGTCGGAATAGGCATAGTTTTCGGCTTATACCCGGCGATAAACGCGGCAAGAGTCGACCCTATCATCGCACTCAGACACGAGTAATCATTGTCTTGCGGCAATAATTGTGTTATACTAATCCGAAATGGCTATCAAGGATGAAAAACTGTTTGGAACACTGCTGATACCGGTAAAGAAAGTTACCTTTCAAAAAGGTTCTCTTCAACTGACCGATTCGTCTGTATTGAAAATGTATCAGGATGAATCAATCAAAAACTCCCAAGGCTATAAAATGGAAATTCAGCCTGATGGTATTGAAATTTATTCTTCAACAGAGGCGGGGGCATATTACGCAATCCAAACCTTAAAAGACCTCGCGGCAATTTACGAAAACAAACTGCCCTGCTGTCTGATAGAGGATTGGCCCGACTTTAAAAGACGAGGCGTTTATCTGGACTGTTCGAGAGGGAAAGTGCCGAAATTAAGCACTTTAAAAGATTTAGTCGTGCGTCTGGCACATTGGAAAATAAACGAATTACAGCTCTACATCGAAAATGTCTTCATCTTTAAAAAACATCCCGATATCGGCAAAGGTGACAGCCCCTTTACAGCAAACGAAATCCTTAAGCTTCAGGACTTCTGCAAATTACATCACGTCAGGCTCACTGGCTCACTGGCAAGTTTCGGTCATCTGGAAAAAATACTCGCCCTGCCTAAATATCAGCATCTGGGCGAACTTCCGGGCTATCGCGGCCTGCCGGGCGGTACAACACTTTGCCCTATCGATACCGGCTCAATCAAACTTATCAGCGAACTTTACAGCGAATTTATTCCTCTCTTTGAGGCGGAGGATTTCAACGTCTGCTGCGATGAGACATGGGAACTTGGCGAAGGAAGAAGCAAAAAACTTGCCGGAAAAATCGGTAAAGGCCGAGTCTATCTCGATTTTCTGCTGAAAATTTACCGCCTTTGCAAAAAGCATAATAAACGAATGAATATCTGGGCGGATATTGTTTTAAAATATCCTGAACTATTAAGTAAATTACCGAAAGACATTGTTCTGCTCAACTGGGAATACGAACAGAACGGCAAAAATATATACAGGACAAAAGAATTGGCAAAAGCCGGTCTGCCGTTTATGGTTTGTCCTGGCACGAGCGGCTGGCTGACGCACGGCTCACGAATCCCGAATGCTATGGCCAACATAGCCAATTTCGCCGAGCAGGGACGAAAATTCGGCGCCGAAGGAATGCTTAATACCGACTGGGGCGATAACGGACACAGAAATTTTCTCGGAGTGAGCCTGCACGGCTTCGCTCACGGTGCGGCACAAAGCTGGAACGGCAAAAAAGTAGATAACAATAAATTTACTGAAAACTTCTGCCGATATTTTTTCAAACAGAAAGATAACAAACTTGCCGGCATAATAAAAAAGCTGGGGAATAATTATAAAACCTGCGGGACCAATGTCCCGAATAGAAGCTGGCTGTATTTCGCTCTTGTTGAACCTGTAAAAAATATTAAGTCTGACAGTTATATAAACCAGATGAACGAAAAAGGACTAAAAAAAATAATTGAACAGTTTTCAAATGAGTCTATCTGGTCGAAATTGCCGAGACAAACCGGAAATTTCGAAAAAACTGCCTATGAGGAATTGAAACTTGCCGCAAGAATGGACTGTCTGGCGGCCAAACGCGTCCTGGCGATAAGAGGCGTGAAATCCGGCTTCTCGAAAAAAGATATGCAGAAAATGACAAAGGATTTTAAGAGATTATGGCTGGCTCGAAATAAACTTTCGAGATTAAATGATAATTTAAAATTATTTAAGGCAATATGCGAATAATCGGTCTTATGTCAGGTACGAGCGCTGATGGCGTCGATGCGGCAGTTATCGATATTAAAAATAACAAAGTCGATTTGCTGGCGTTCGATACCTTTGTTTATTCGCCAACTCTGCGAAAAGATATTCTCGAAATGGGCGAACAGAAAATCTGCCGGCCTGCGGATATATCAAGTTTGAATTTTCTGCTCGGCGAAGTTTTTGTTGATGCCGTGATAAAGCTGTGCCGGAAAAATAAAATAAATTTAAAAACCATTGACCTTATCGGCTCACACGGCCAAACTATTTATCACAATCCCGAGGGCAAAATTCATTCAACTTTGCAGATTGGAGAACCATCTGTAATAGCCTATAAAACCGGGAAAACAGTGGTAGCTGACTTTAGACCAAAAGATATTGCCGCGGGCGGACAAGGAGCCCCTTTAGTGCCTTTTGCCGATTATTTTCTGTTTAAAAGCAGAAAAAATCGCGCGATTCAGAATATTGGCGGCATCGCAAATGTAACTTTCCTGCCTGCAAACTGTAAACCGCGGCAGATTATCGCTTTCGATACCGGGCCGGGGAATATGATAATAGACAGGCTCGTATTTCTTTTAACCAAAGGCAGACAAAATTTCGATAAAGACGGTAAAATCGCCGCCAAAGGCAAAAATAATACAAAATTTTTAAATCAAATGCTTAAAAATCCATATTTCCGCAGGAAGCCGCCAAAATCAACCGGCAGAGAATTGTTCGGCAGAGAATATACCGATGCGTTTTACAGAAAACTGCCGAACGAGGATATAATAACAACGGCAACGGCATTTACAGCTATAAGCATCGCGGCGGCTTATAAGAAATTTCTGCCGAAGATGCCTGAAGAGATAATACTTTGCGGAGGCGGCGCAAGAAATAAGACATTAGTTAATATGCTGCGACAGAGCATAAACAGTAAAATATTATTTACAGATGATTTCGGCATAAACAGCGACGCAAAAGAGGCTGTCTCGTTTGCCATACTGGCTTATGCGACGATTAAAGGAATCGCAAATAATATCCCCGGCGCAACGGGAGCAAAACAATCAGTGGTTTTAGGAAAGATAATACCAGCAAAATGAAAAAACAAAGATTACTTCCAATGACCGAAAAACGTAACCGCAAAAGCGAAAATATCGATATATTATCGACTCTGCAAATTGTCAAACTTATAAATTCCGAAGATATGCTTATCGCACCGGCAGTTGGCAAGGAGAGTAAAAAAATTGCCGTGGCAGTCGATATGATAGTTGAACGTTTCAAAAGAAACGGCAGGCTGTTTTATGTCGGGGCAGGCACAAGCGGCAGACTGGGCGTACTGGACGCCTCGGAATGTCCGCCTACGTTCGGAGTAAGCCCGCTGCTGGTTCAGGGAATTATCGCAGGCGGCAAACGGGCACTGGTAAAAGCCGTCGAAGGCGCTGAAGACAAAATCAACGATGGAATAAAAGCCATAAAAAAACATAGAATTTCCTCAAAAGATGTAGTTGTCGGCATCGCGGCCTGCGGATTGACGCCTTTTGTTCGAGCGGCGTTAAAAGAAGCAAAGAAAAAAGGAGCAGGAACTATTTTTGTTACCTGTGCGCCGGAGGCTGTGAAAGATATTCCTGCCCAAATAGTTATAAATCCTGTTGTCGGGCCGGAAGTCGTTACAGGCTCAACACGAATGAAAGCCGGTACCGCGACAAAACTTGTGCTTAATCTTCTCACAACGGGCGCTATGATAAAAATGGGCAAGGTGTACGGCAATTTGATGGTTGACCTGAAAGCGACAAATAATAAATTAAAAGATAGGTCGGTAAGAATTGTCTCGGAAATGACGGAACTTTCAAAATCAGGTTCTGCCAAGCTTATCAAAAAGGCAAACGGAAAAGTAAAAACAGCTATTGTAATGCACTTTTGCAATGTCGATTCAAAACAGGCTGAGGATATTCTCGACAAATGTGGGCAATCTTTGCGAAAGGCCATAGGTAAATGAGCGAAGTCGCACCGATACAACATCTGGCAGGCCATTTGGGCGGAATAGATTTAATAATAGTCGGTTTGGCGGTTCTTTTCCTCTTTGTCATTTCCTATATTTTTGGACGCAAAGAAAAAAATACAAATGATTTCTTTCTCGGTGAAAGAAAAGTTCCTTCGATTGTAGCGTGCCTGTCTTTTGTCGCAACTGAAGTCAGCGCACTGACGATTGTCGGCGTGCCTGCAACTGCTTACAGCGAAAACTGGGAGTATCTTCAGTTCTTTGTCGGTTCGGCAGCAGCGAGAATTCTCGTAGCGTTTTTGTTTATTCCTGTTTTTTACAAATACAACTGCACAAGCATTTATGAGTTTTTAAGGCACCGTTTCGGGCCGGAAACGCAATATGCCGGTTCGATTTTCTTTTTCATTACACGATTGATAGCGTCAGGAGTCAGATTGTACGCCGCCTGTCTGGGAATTGGCATTATCATGGGCTGGAATCTGGCGCAGGCATTATTAGTCTTTACAGTTGTGAGTATAATTTTTATCGCGTTCGGCGGAGTAAAAGCTGTTGTCTGGGCAGGAGCCTATCAAACGATTATCTTTTTCTCGGCAGGTATAGCATTATTGATATACCTTTATTTGCATATTGAAGGAGATCTATCAACCATTTGGCAAACCGCAAACCAGGCAGGCCGATTAAGCATATTCAACTTAGACTTAAATTTCAATGACCCCACAACTTTCTGGGCAGGCACCGCAAACGCCTTTTTTATCGGTTTGGCGGTTTTCGGCACAGACCAGGAACTTATGCAGCGATTGCTTACCGTTCAAACCAGAAGGAAAAGTCAAAATGCGATTTTTATGACGATAGCGGCTGCGTTTCCGATTCTCTGCATATATCTTGCAATCGGCACTTTGCTTTATGTGTTTTTTCAGCAGAATCCTAATATCCCCTCCCCGGACAAGGCCAAAGAGGTTCTTTCCTACTTTACGGCGAATTTCCTGCCTGCAGGATTAAAGGGACTGATACTTTCAGCAATCATATTAGCCAGTATCGATTCGCCGCTTAGTTCACTATCGTCATCGTTTGTGATGGACATTTACCGGCCGCTCATCAAAAAAGCGGCATCAGAAAAACATTATTTAATAGTCTCAAGAACAGGCGTAATAGTCTTCGGTTTGATTTTAGCCGGTCTGGCTTTTGCCTGCCAGCCGGTCGAAAATATTCTGTGGTTCGCGTTCCAGATAATTTCGCTTACCGGCGGAGCTACACTGGGCGTTTTCCTATTCGGCGTTCTTACAAAAAGAAAAGGAAATATGGGCAACGTCGCTTCAATGATTATCAGCACGCTGTCTATGACAGCGCTTTTACTTTTATCTTACAGCGGGCATATAAACCTGGCATGGAGCTGGCTGATAGTCCTGGGAACAGCGGAAACATTCTTTTTGAGTTTGATTTTCAGCAGTTCACAAAGTACTGTCTAATCTTATCTTCTCCGCCGGCGCTGAGGACCGTGTTTTTTGCCGCCATAAGAAAAAACTTTCTTTGTGTGCCCTGATGGGCGAGGTCTGTCTTCGGACTGCCTTTGCGGTGCGGCATGGACAGAGTAATCAAAGTCCGGACATTTTTCCATCTTGAATCTGCGGCCGATAAATTTTTCAATCTGACGAATATATTTTTCCTCATCGCGAGAAACAAATGTAATCGCGTCGCCTTTGGCTGTGGCCCGGCCGGTACGGCCGATACGATGAATATAATCCTCGGCAAATACGGGCACATCGAAATTTATGACGTGTGAAATTCCCTCGACGTCTATGCCGCGTGCGGCGATATCGGTCGCAACCATAACCTGGAATTTGCCGCCCTTAAAGCCATCCATTGCCCTGCGTCGCTGGCCCTGAGTCCGGTCGGAGTGTATCGCAATTGATTTAACGCCTGCCCGCTCGAGGCAATGACTAATTCTATCTGCGCCGTGC
Proteins encoded in this window:
- a CDS encoding ABC transporter permease; the protein is MPLHQSKFARNIWLGIENLLLHKLRSFLTMLGVVFGVGSVVAMLAVGEGASKEALQRIQKLGSTNIIINSIKAIEDQSSSAQQSRMSMYGLTYMDYQRIRESFPNVQQVSPAKLIRKDSRVGSNTLELRIVGTTEQWFDLVPREILAGRVFEKKDVDDFSAVAVLTEFGARKLLATKNTIGQSIKIGGDSFEVVGIIKTESGQAGNIQIPDQQVDAYIPLSTVRKYYGDLFFQRSSGSRSLELVELHQIIVQVNSTENVESTAAGIERMLQNLHKKKDYTISVPLALLKEAEATKQRFNIVLGSIASISLLVGGIGIMNIMLASVTERTREIGIRRAIGAKRRQIIIQFLIETVVLSTIGGIVGLIMGIIIPVIITYFAGMPTVITLQSILLPLFISVGIGIVFGLYPAINAARVDPIIALRHE
- a CDS encoding family 20 glycosylhydrolase; translated protein: MAIKDEKLFGTLLIPVKKVTFQKGSLQLTDSSVLKMYQDESIKNSQGYKMEIQPDGIEIYSSTEAGAYYAIQTLKDLAAIYENKLPCCLIEDWPDFKRRGVYLDCSRGKVPKLSTLKDLVVRLAHWKINELQLYIENVFIFKKHPDIGKGDSPFTANEILKLQDFCKLHHVRLTGSLASFGHLEKILALPKYQHLGELPGYRGLPGGTTLCPIDTGSIKLISELYSEFIPLFEAEDFNVCCDETWELGEGRSKKLAGKIGKGRVYLDFLLKIYRLCKKHNKRMNIWADIVLKYPELLSKLPKDIVLLNWEYEQNGKNIYRTKELAKAGLPFMVCPGTSGWLTHGSRIPNAMANIANFAEQGRKFGAEGMLNTDWGDNGHRNFLGVSLHGFAHGAAQSWNGKKVDNNKFTENFCRYFFKQKDNKLAGIIKKLGNNYKTCGTNVPNRSWLYFALVEPVKNIKSDSYINQMNEKGLKKIIEQFSNESIWSKLPRQTGNFEKTAYEELKLAARMDCLAAKRVLAIRGVKSGFSKKDMQKMTKDFKRLWLARNKLSRLNDNLKLFKAICE
- a CDS encoding anhydro-N-acetylmuramic acid kinase, with the translated sequence MRIIGLMSGTSADGVDAAVIDIKNNKVDLLAFDTFVYSPTLRKDILEMGEQKICRPADISSLNFLLGEVFVDAVIKLCRKNKINLKTIDLIGSHGQTIYHNPEGKIHSTLQIGEPSVIAYKTGKTVVADFRPKDIAAGGQGAPLVPFADYFLFKSRKNRAIQNIGGIANVTFLPANCKPRQIIAFDTGPGNMIIDRLVFLLTKGRQNFDKDGKIAAKGKNNTKFLNQMLKNPYFRRKPPKSTGRELFGREYTDAFYRKLPNEDIITTATAFTAISIAAAYKKFLPKMPEEIILCGGGARNKTLVNMLRQSINSKILFTDDFGINSDAKEAVSFAILAYATIKGIANNIPGATGAKQSVVLGKIIPAK
- the murQ gene encoding N-acetylmuramic acid 6-phosphate etherase, yielding MKKQRLLPMTEKRNRKSENIDILSTLQIVKLINSEDMLIAPAVGKESKKIAVAVDMIVERFKRNGRLFYVGAGTSGRLGVLDASECPPTFGVSPLLVQGIIAGGKRALVKAVEGAEDKINDGIKAIKKHRISSKDVVVGIAACGLTPFVRAALKEAKKKGAGTIFVTCAPEAVKDIPAQIVINPVVGPEVVTGSTRMKAGTATKLVLNLLTTGAMIKMGKVYGNLMVDLKATNNKLKDRSVRIVSEMTELSKSGSAKLIKKANGKVKTAIVMHFCNVDSKQAEDILDKCGQSLRKAIGK
- a CDS encoding sodium/solute symporter (Members of the Solute:Sodium Symporter (SSS), TC 2.A.21 as described in tcdb.org, catalyze solute:Na+ symport. Known solutes for members of the family include sugars, amino acids, nucleosides, inositols, vitamins, urea or anions, depending on the system.); translated protein: MSEVAPIQHLAGHLGGIDLIIVGLAVLFLFVISYIFGRKEKNTNDFFLGERKVPSIVACLSFVATEVSALTIVGVPATAYSENWEYLQFFVGSAAARILVAFLFIPVFYKYNCTSIYEFLRHRFGPETQYAGSIFFFITRLIASGVRLYAACLGIGIIMGWNLAQALLVFTVVSIIFIAFGGVKAVVWAGAYQTIIFFSAGIALLIYLYLHIEGDLSTIWQTANQAGRLSIFNLDLNFNDPTTFWAGTANAFFIGLAVFGTDQELMQRLLTVQTRRKSQNAIFMTIAAAFPILCIYLAIGTLLYVFFQQNPNIPSPDKAKEVLSYFTANFLPAGLKGLILSAIILASIDSPLSSLSSSFVMDIYRPLIKKAASEKHYLIVSRTGVIVFGLILAGLAFACQPVENILWFAFQIISLTGGATLGVFLFGVLTKRKGNMGNVASMIISTLSMTALLLLSYSGHINLAWSWLIVLGTAETFFLSLIFSSSQSTV